In Ornithinibacter aureus, the genomic stretch TGCGAAACCAGAACTCACCAGCTCTGCAGAGACATCCGGCGGCGTATTCGTGGCGATTGACCAGGGGCACTTTCGGCGTACCGTTTCACCCATGACCAGCGACATCAGCACGGACCTCGAGTCCGAGGAAGCCTTGGACCCGGACGCTGTCAAGGCGACGCCCGAGAGCACCCGTGACTCAATCGTCAAGGCCACGGGGAGCGGCTACACGCCGGTCCGCCACATCCTCGTGCAGAAGTACTCGGGGAGGAACCGTGCGTCCACCCTCGGGAAGCTTGTCCGCGAGAGGAAGCATCGCGAACTCATCCTCTATCTCCTCGTGCTTACCGCCTGGGACGATGGAGCCCGGCCTGCATGGCCTGCCGCTGTGTGGCTGAGGGCGCTCACGGTCTCCAGCAAGCCCAACATGACGTGGTCGCGCTCGAGCCTCTCCGAGACGTGGACGGCTCTCGTGGAGCTCAAGCTCGTGAAGCGGAATCGCGAGCGCCGACGGAGCCGCATCACGCCTCGTAACGAGAGCCGTCGCGGCGTGTATGACCGTCCGGACGGGAAGACGACTGCGAATCACTACCTCGTCCTGCCTGGCGCCTTCTGGGCCGACCTCTGGTTCGACCGCCTGAGCCTGGCAGGGGTGGCCGTGCTGCTCATCCTGCTCAAGGAGACGGGCAAGGACGAGGAGGTTCACATGACCTACGGAGAAGCTGCCTCGTGGTACGGCTTCAGTGAGTCGACGGCGAAGAAGGGATTCCAAGAACTGGTCGCTGTGGGTCTGGCTGAAACCCGCGACACCTACAAGCGAGCTGACTACGCCGAGGATGGCTACTCGGTGGAGCGGTGGTACTGGCTGACGGGCGACTTCTCCACGGCGGCGCGGGAGTCGGCAAGGAAGGACGCCGCGAGAGCACGCCGTATGCGTGCGCGCAAGGTGAAGGCGGTGAGCAAGTCGTGAGGCGCGAAGGCGATCACGCAGCCTCTCTGGCGCGGGAGTTCCGGCTGTTGGTGGCGCCGGCGCTGGGTAGCTGGGCCAAGGTACTCCAACTTCTCGTCCTTCTCGGAGCTGTCGCGGTCCTGATCCTGGTGGTGGTCATCTCCGTGTCGATCGCGGTCGGGGG encodes the following:
- a CDS encoding ArsR family transcriptional regulator codes for the protein MTSDISTDLESEEALDPDAVKATPESTRDSIVKATGSGYTPVRHILVQKYSGRNRASTLGKLVRERKHRELILYLLVLTAWDDGARPAWPAAVWLRALTVSSKPNMTWSRSSLSETWTALVELKLVKRNRERRRSRITPRNESRRGVYDRPDGKTTANHYLVLPGAFWADLWFDRLSLAGVAVLLILLKETGKDEEVHMTYGEAASWYGFSESTAKKGFQELVAVGLAETRDTYKRADYAEDGYSVERWYWLTGDFSTAARESARKDAARARRMRARKVKAVSKS